One genomic window of Quercus robur chromosome 6, dhQueRobu3.1, whole genome shotgun sequence includes the following:
- the LOC126689924 gene encoding RNA-binding KH domain-containing protein RCF3-like: LLAHTSQIGAVMGKGGKNIKRVKSDSGAKFIRILRTHPHSTERPPIDSGQIVGGILAVKKALIDVSTSLQDKTPTPLNRPIGGSSSGASPDEFFPNLSTLFPALPGKNSYLNVNTWSSDAVSAQELSDKQEVIFRMLCSNNAAGYVIGKKGTIVRAMQNEAGASIMFAVPLTESRERVVTISAWENIESCYSPAQKAVALVFTRIIKGIVERYPPGWSQGRLVTAKLLVASDSVGCLGGNEGEVLSEMRGLTGADIRILDGDHIRNCASGNDVVVQYRSVQDALFQVTCSLRDNLLPGEVRKAVRAKYPYMRLIVDPLRNDPVPHNIGALSPSRLPFPKTLGRGQTTAISDSGSGLRTFGEDLQLGRSVFRDRLLIFYFYFF; this comes from the exons TTGTTGGCGCACACTTCTCAGATTGGCGCTGTGATGGGAAAAGGTGGGAAGAACATTAAAAGAGTGAAGAGTGATAGCGGTGCTAAGTTTATCAGAATCTTGCGGACCCACCCACATTCCACTGAACGACCACCAATTGATTCAG GTCAGATTGTTGGTGGCATTTTGGCTGTGAAGAAAGCACTGATTGATGTTTCTACCAGTCTCCAAGACAAAACCCCAACCCCTTTAAATAGACCTATTGGAGGCTCTTCTTCTGGAGCCTCTCCTGATGAGTTTTTCCCAAATCTTAGTACATTGTTTCCAGCTTTGCCTGGTAAAAACAGTTATTTGAATGTAAATACTTGGTCGTCTGATGCAGTTTCGGCCCAAGAATTGAGCGATAAACAAGAAGTTATATTCAGAATGCTCTgttctaataatgcagctggtTATGTGATTGGCAAAAAAGGAACTATAGTCAGAGCTATGCAGAACGAAGCTGGCGCTTCTATAATGTTTGCAGTTCCTTTAACGGAGTCCCGTGAGCGTGTGGTCACCATCTCTGCGTGGGAG AACATTGAATCCTGCTACTCTCCTGCACAAAAGGCTGTAGCTCTTGTATTCACTAGAATTATTAAGGGAATCGTTGAAAGGTATCCACCAGGCTGGAGTCAGGGAAGACTTGTAACTGCAAAGCTTCTAGTTGCATCGGACTCGGTTGGTTGTTTGGGTGGCAATGAAGGTGAGGTGCTTTCAGAAATGAGAGGACTCACTGGTGCTGATATACGGATACTGGATGGGGACCACATTCGGAATTGTGCTTCAGGGAATGATGTAGTAGTACAG TATAGAAGTGTACAGGATGCTCTGTTTCAAGTCACTTGTAGTCTAAGGGATAATCTTTTGCCGGGTGAGGTGCGCAAGGCAGTAAGAGCGAAGTACCCGTATATGAGATTGATCGTGGACCCTCTGAGAAATGATCCTGTTCCTCACAACATAGGTGCTCTTTCTCCATCAAGGTTGCCATTCCCAAAG ACCTTGGGAAGAGGACAAACAACAGCAATCTCAGATAGTGGAAGTGGCTTGAGAACATTTGGTGAGGATTTACAGCTTGGGAGGTCAGTATTTCGTGACAGACTAttgatattttacttttattttttctga